One window of the Eucalyptus grandis isolate ANBG69807.140 chromosome 8, ASM1654582v1, whole genome shotgun sequence genome contains the following:
- the LOC104414883 gene encoding heavy metal-associated isoprenylated plant protein 33, whose protein sequence is MGGQNLQNQQLQQAKEFHDFLELLLQLQQCQDFLLQLQRSKEYQDFKLWLQQTKEDQDFMQTKVFQDLKLQHQFKDSGPNLNQKGGAKVTLTEDEDQQQLQQLNQRTKAFQDHRDFSTCVLKVNIHRDGCKQKVKKILQKIEGVYTLKIDAEQGKVTVSGNVDPALLIKKLNKSGTHAELWGAQKSNNNLNNQFKNMQIDNAKGGNKGQKGGGSGGGGDGNNQPKGGQNLPSQQLFPHPTQLQLHQQLQQLKQLQQMKSSQDHKLPQFKDLKMPFKDPGPNLNQKGGVKFILPEDEEFTDEESDDNDEDDDSKDDEESDEVNDEDDDSMDDEEFDDVYDDAHHQAPNKTKPMMGNGQMPNMMMLNEMMNGNHAQQLLNAQKGGGNVGGSAGNNGKKGGGGGGALIQNNDGKNGNGGKKGGGGNNQSQGGGGGKNGGKNGGNAKNGKNVPNQQQLQQLQQMKALQDLKLPQFKDLKMPSKDPGPILNQKGGGKFILPEDEEFTDEEWDYDEDDDFMDDEDFDDYDDAYHQAPNKTKPMMGNGQMPNMMMLNEMMNRNHAQQLLNAQKVGGNVGGSAGNYGKKGGGGGGAPIQNNDGKNGNGGKKGGGGNNQSQGGGGGKNGGKNGGDAKNGNHGGNPNNKNGSSGGPSGNINGNGGEKVGGMENGFLHMGGGANGSGGQMGGMKIPMGRMGSMPTGQMSNFPAVPGLPDASLGGGGRVGGADGSFSGARAEAMPGNPYQQQQQQASLMNQQRAMGNARFQPTTYAWPPTAINCPQPYPYPYPYPPAAAPYPYPYPYPPAAAPYPYPPAAAPGGVGPQLQ, encoded by the exons ATGGGTGGTCAGAACCTCCAGAACCAGCAGCTCCAGCAGGCGAAGGAGTTCCATGATTTCCTGGAGCTCCTGCTGCAGCTCCAGCAGTGCCAAGATTTCCTTCTGCAGCTCCAGCGATCGAAAGAGTACCAAGATTTCAAACTGTGGCTCCAGCAGACGAAGGAGGACCAAGATTTCATGCAGACGAAAGTGTTCCAAGATCTCAAGCTGCAGCACCAATTCAAGGACTCGGGTCCGAACCTGAACCAGAAAGGAGGAGCGAAAGTCACCCTGACTGAGGATGAGGACCAGCAGCAGCTTCAACAGCTGAACCAGCGCACGAAAGCGTTCCAAGATCATCGGGACTTTTCG ACTTGTGTTCTAAAAGTGAACATACACCGTGATGGCTGTAAgcagaaagtgaagaaaatcttgcAGAAAATTGAGG GGGTGTACACCCTCAAAATAGATGCAGAACAGGGCAAAGTGACCGTTTCAGGGAACGTAGACCCAGCTCTACTCATCAAGAAGCTCAATAAATCAGGCACACATGCAGAGCTTTGGGGTGCTCAGAAGTCCAACAACAACCTCAACAACCAGTTCAAGaacatgcaaattgataatGCCAAAGGTGGAAACAAGGGCCAAAAGGGCGGTGGCAGTGGAGGCGGAGGTGATGGAAACAACCAGCCTAAGGGTGGTCAGAACCTCCCGAGCCAGCAGCTGTTTCCACATCCGACCCAGCTGCAGCTCCATCAGCAGCTCCAGCAGCTCAAGCAGCTTCAGCAGATGAAATCTTCCCAAGATCATAAGCTGCCCCAATTCAAGGACCTCAAGATGCCCTTCAAGGACCCGGGTCCAAACCTGAACCAGAAAGGAGGAGTGAAATTCATTCTGCCTGAGGATGAGGAATTCACTGATGAAGAGTCTGATgacaatgatgaagatgatgattctaAGGATGATGAGGAGTCTGATGAAgtcaatgatgaagatgatgattctatggatgatgaggagttTGATGATGTCTATGATGATGCCCACCACCAAGCACCCAACAAGACGAAGCCAATGATGGGCAATGGCCAGATGCCCAACATGATGATGCTGAATGAGATGATGAATGGGAATCATGCCCAGCAGCTCTTGAATGCTCAAAAGGGTGGGGGAAATGTTGGAGGTAGTGCTGGTAATAATGGCAAGAAaggtggcggtggtggaggTGCGCTTATTCAGAACAATGATGGCAAAAATGGGAACGGTGGGAAAAAAGGCGGAGGAGGAAATAATCAAAGCCaaggtggcggtggtggtaaAAATGGTGGCAAGAACGGGGGTAATGCCAAAAATGGTAAGAACGTCCCGAACCAGCAGCAGCTTCAGCAGCTCCAGCAGATGAAAGCGTTGCAAGATCTCAAGCTGCCCCAATTCAAGGACCTCAAGATGCCCTCCAAGGACCCGGGTCCGATCCTGAACCAGAAAGGAGGAGGGAAATTCATTCTGCCTGAGGATGAGGAATTCACTGATGAAGAGTGGGAttatgatgaagatgatgattttatggatgatgaggattttgatgattatgatgatgccTACCACCAAGCACCCAACAAGACGAAGCCAATGATGGGCAATGGCCAGATGCCCAACATGATGATGCTAAATGAGATGATGAATAGGAATCATGCCCAGCAGCTCTTGAATGCTCAAAAGGTTGGGGGAAATGTTGGAGGTAGCGCTGGTAATTATGGCAAGAAaggtggcggtggtggaggTGCGCCTATCCAGAACAATGATGGAAAAAATGGGAACGGAGGGAAAAAAGGCGGAGGAGGAAATAATCAAAGCCaaggtggcggtggtggtaaAAATGGTGGCAAGAACGGGGGTGATGCCAAAAATGGTAACCATGGCGGTAACCCTAACAACAAGAATGGCAGCAGCGGCGGTCCCAGTGGCAACATCAATGGCAACGGCGGCGAAAAGGTTGGAGGAATGGAAAATGGGTTCCTCCACATGGGTGGTGGTGCTAATGGAAGTGGTGGGCAAATGGGTGGTATGAAGATTCCAATGGGTCGTATGGGCAGCATGCCAACAGGGCAAATGAGCAATTTCCCAGCTGTCCCAGGCCTCCCAGATGCCTCGCTGGGCGGCGGTGGAAGAGTGGGCGGAGCGGATGGCTCCTTCTCTGGGGCCAGGGCGGAAGCCATGCCCGGAAATCCttaccagcagcagcagcagcaagccTCTCTGATGAATCAGCAGAGGGCTATGGGCAATGCGAGGTTCCAGCCCACGACGTACGCCTGGCCGCCGACAGCTATCAACTGCCCGCAGCCGTACCCTTACCCATACCCATACCCCCCCGCTGCCGCCCCGTACCCGTACCCGTACCCATACCCCCCTGCTGCCGCCCCGTACCCGTACCCCCCCGCTGCCGCCCCAGGAGGAGTGGGACCCCAACTTCAGTGA